A window from Pongo abelii isolate AG06213 chromosome 6, NHGRI_mPonAbe1-v2.0_pri, whole genome shotgun sequence encodes these proteins:
- the ARPC1B gene encoding actin-related protein 2/3 complex subunit 1B: MAYHSFLVEPISCHAWNKDRTQIAICPNNHEVHIYEKSGAKWTKVHELKEHNGQVTGIDWAPESNRIVTCGTDRNAYVWTLKGRTWKPTLVILRINRAARCVRWAPNENKFAVGSGSRVISICYFEQENDWWVCKHIKKPIRSTVLSLDWHPNNVLLAAGSCDFKCRIFSAYIKEVEERPAPTPWGSKMPFGELMFESSSSCGWVHGVCFSASGSRVAWVSHDSTVCLADADKKMAVTTLASETLPLLALTFITDNSLVAAGHDCFPVLFTYDAAAGMLSFGGRLDVPKQSSQRGLTARERFQNLDKKASSEGGTAAGAGLDSLHKNSVSQISVLSGGKAKCSQFCTTGMDGGMSIWDVKSLESALKDLKIK; the protein is encoded by the exons ATGGCCTACCACAGCTTCCTGGTGGAGCCCATCAGCTGCCACGCCTGGAACAAGGACCGCACCC AGATTGCCATCTGCCCCAACAACCATGAGGTGCACATCTACGAAAAGAGCGGTGCCAAATGGACCAAGGTGCACGAACTCAAGGAGCACAACGGGCAGGTGACAG GCATCGACTGGGCCCCCGAGAGTAACCGTATTGTGACCTGCGGCACAGACCGCAACGCCTACGTGTGGACACTGAAGGGCCGCACGTGGAAGCCCACACTGGTCATCCTGCGGATCAACCGGGCCGCCCGCTGCGTGCGCTGGGCCCCCAACGAGAACAAGTTTGCTGTGGGCAGCGGCTCTCGTGTGATCTCCATCTGTTATTTCGAGCAGGAGAATGACTG gtgggTTTGCAAGCACATCAAGAAGCCCATCCGCTCCACCGTCCTCAGCCTGGACTGGCACCCCAACAATGTGCTGCTGGCTGCCGGCTCCTGTGACTTCAAGTGCCG GATCTTTTCAGCCTACATCAAGGAGGTGGAGGAGCGGCCGGCACCCACCCCGTGGGGCTCCAAGATGCCCTTTGGGGAGCTGATGTTCGAATCCAGCAGTAGCTGCGGCTGGGTACATGGCGTCTGCTTCTCAGCCAGCGGGAGCCGCGTGGCCTGGGTGAGCCACGACAGCACCGTGTGCCTGGCTGATGCCGACAAGAAGATGGC CGTCACGACTCTGGCCTCTGAAACGCTACCACTGCTGGCGCTGACCTTCATCACAGACAACAGCCTGGTGGCAGCG GGCCATGACTGCTTCCCGGTGCTGTTCACCTATGATGCCGCCGCGGGGATGCTGAGCTTCGGCGGGCGGCTGGACGTTCCCAAGCAGAGCTCGCAGCGTGGCTTGACGGCCCGCGAGCGCTTCCAGAACCTGGACAAGAAGGCGAGCTCCGAGGGTGGCACGGCTGCGGGCGCGGGCCTGGACTCGCTGCACAAGAACAGCGTCAG CCAGATCTCGGTGCTCAGCGGGGGCAAGGCCAAGTGCTCGCAGTTCTGCACCACTGGCATGGATGGCGGCATGAGTATCTGGGATGTGAAG AGCTTGGAGTCAGCCTTGAAGGACCTCAAGATCAAATGA